A section of the Terriglobia bacterium genome encodes:
- a CDS encoding HU family DNA-binding protein — MASGMTKTQLVRHLAGELETNNKTAAAFLEALANTAIKETKKSGVFVIPGLGRLVKSNRKARIGRNPQTGEPIKIPAKTVVKFRVAKAVKDTIAPKK; from the coding sequence ATGGCTTCTGGCATGACCAAGACTCAGCTTGTCCGCCACCTGGCCGGCGAGCTCGAGACGAACAACAAGACCGCGGCCGCGTTCCTCGAGGCGCTGGCCAATACCGCCATCAAAGAGACGAAGAAGAGCGGCGTGTTCGTCATCCCCGGCCTCGGACGCCTGGTGAAGTCGAACCGCAAAGCCCGCATCGGCCGCAACCCCCAGACGGGCGAGCCCATCAAGATCCCGGCCAAGACCGTTGTGAAGTTCCGCGTGGCCAAGGCCGTGAAGGACACCATCGCTCCCAAGAAGTAA
- a CDS encoding disulfide bond formation protein DsbC has product MKRAVIGVLAWCMTALAAAAAPDITGVPEHVVFLGPTAPVRVSAGHSSKVALEFRVSPTFHINSNTPKSELLIPTQLLLSPPSDTAIGQIRYPPGVDANFAFAPTETLSVYAGRFVITAVVSAARTAVPGKYRVHGTLKYQACDNRACYPPRQLPVEFDVNIQKSSLSAPRPSKPKGTHPQ; this is encoded by the coding sequence ATGAAGCGAGCAGTCATCGGAGTGCTGGCGTGGTGCATGACGGCGCTGGCCGCAGCGGCCGCGCCGGACATCACGGGAGTGCCCGAGCATGTCGTTTTCCTCGGCCCGACCGCCCCGGTGAGGGTCTCGGCGGGACACTCGAGCAAAGTGGCGCTCGAGTTTCGTGTGAGCCCCACCTTCCACATCAATTCCAACACGCCCAAGTCCGAGCTGCTGATCCCCACCCAACTGCTGCTCTCGCCGCCCAGTGATACGGCCATCGGACAGATCCGGTATCCGCCCGGGGTCGATGCGAACTTTGCTTTCGCACCCACGGAGACGTTGAGTGTGTACGCGGGACGGTTCGTCATCACCGCCGTAGTCAGCGCCGCGCGGACCGCGGTCCCCGGCAAGTACCGCGTGCATGGGACCTTGAAATACCAGGCCTGCGACAACCGGGCCTGCTACCCGCCCAGACAGTTGCCGGTGGAGTTCGATGTGAATATCCAGAAGTCGTCGCTGTCGGCCCCTCGGCCGAGCAAACCAAAAGGCACTCATCCACAGTAG
- the selD gene encoding selenide, water dikinase SelD yields MTDVKTVRLTEAVKAAGUASKLSPAVLDAVLGKLARQQDERVLVGFDKADDAGVYQLDEDTALVQTVDFFTPIVDDPYTFGQIAAVNALSDVYAMGGRPMSALAMVCFPEKGDVAVLEQILAGGLSKMVEAQCTVIGGHSIRDEEIKFGYAVTGTIHPQRVLTNSGAEAGDELILTKALGTGVISTAIKRGKAEPGWVEAATRSMITLNRVAADVVRESYAGVHAMTDITGFGLIGHAREMALGSGVGLRIHSSAVPLLTGALECVRAGFVPGGLKANREFAECLVGYAGGVSDERRTILHDPQTSGGLLISVAAGDCKGLLDKLRHQGVEAAEIGEVVAQAQPLISVD; encoded by the coding sequence ATGACAGACGTGAAAACGGTCCGCCTGACGGAAGCGGTGAAGGCGGCGGGTTGAGCGTCCAAGCTGAGTCCGGCGGTGCTGGACGCGGTGCTTGGGAAATTAGCCCGGCAACAGGACGAGCGGGTGCTGGTCGGCTTCGACAAAGCCGACGACGCCGGGGTGTATCAACTCGACGAAGACACGGCGCTGGTGCAGACGGTGGATTTCTTCACCCCCATCGTGGACGATCCGTACACCTTCGGGCAGATCGCCGCGGTGAATGCGCTGAGCGACGTTTACGCGATGGGAGGCCGGCCCATGAGCGCGTTGGCCATGGTGTGCTTCCCGGAGAAGGGCGACGTGGCGGTGCTGGAGCAGATCCTGGCAGGCGGCCTGTCGAAGATGGTCGAAGCCCAGTGCACGGTGATCGGCGGGCACAGCATCCGCGATGAGGAGATCAAGTTCGGTTACGCGGTGACGGGGACGATCCACCCGCAGCGCGTCCTGACCAACTCGGGTGCGGAGGCCGGCGACGAGCTGATCCTGACCAAGGCGCTAGGAACGGGCGTGATCTCGACCGCCATCAAGCGCGGGAAAGCGGAGCCGGGGTGGGTGGAAGCGGCCACCCGTTCCATGATCACGCTGAACCGGGTTGCGGCGGATGTGGTGCGCGAGAGCTACGCCGGGGTGCACGCCATGACCGACATCACTGGGTTCGGGCTGATCGGGCACGCGCGCGAGATGGCGCTGGGCAGCGGCGTCGGCTTGCGCATCCATTCCTCGGCGGTACCGCTGCTCACCGGGGCGCTGGAGTGCGTGCGCGCGGGGTTCGTGCCGGGCGGGCTGAAGGCCAACCGCGAGTTCGCGGAGTGTTTGGTGGGGTATGCCGGCGGGGTCAGCGACGAGCGCAGGACTATCCTCCACGATCCGCAGACGTCGGGCGGGCTGCTGATCTCGGTGGCGGCGGGCGACTGCAAGGGTTTGCTGGACAAACTACGCCACCAGGGCGTGGAAGCCGCGGAGATCGGAGAAGTGGTTGCGCAGGCGCAGCCGCTGATCAGCGTAGATTGA
- a CDS encoding cytochrome c biogenesis protein CcdA → MSSLPLPIAAFIAGLLSFLSPCVLPLVPGYVSLISGVGVEELKETDAKTLRTVMLHSVMFILGFSLVFIVLGAAATGLGQVMQQYKRYLTYLAGIIIIIFGLHLTGIFKITALYADKRMHAVKGGGTPWGAFAVGFAFAFGWTPCIGPILTVILTFAASEEKVMQGVLLLAIYSAGLAVPFLLTSLGVDRFLAFYGRFRRHLHTVEVVSGVLLIAIGALILTRHFTMLSGYLAFLNRFAL, encoded by the coding sequence ATGTCCAGTCTTCCACTTCCCATAGCAGCGTTCATAGCCGGGCTGCTGTCGTTCCTTTCGCCGTGCGTGTTACCGCTGGTGCCGGGCTACGTGTCGCTGATCTCCGGGGTAGGGGTCGAGGAGCTCAAGGAGACCGATGCGAAAACCCTGCGGACCGTGATGCTGCACTCCGTGATGTTCATCCTGGGGTTTTCGCTGGTGTTTATCGTGCTGGGAGCGGCGGCGACGGGCCTCGGTCAGGTCATGCAGCAGTACAAGCGCTACCTGACCTACCTGGCCGGGATCATCATCATCATTTTCGGGCTGCACCTGACCGGCATTTTCAAGATCACGGCGCTGTATGCGGACAAGCGCATGCACGCGGTGAAGGGGGGAGGCACGCCGTGGGGCGCCTTTGCCGTCGGCTTCGCCTTCGCGTTCGGGTGGACGCCTTGCATCGGGCCGATCCTGACCGTGATCCTGACCTTTGCGGCGTCGGAGGAGAAGGTGATGCAGGGCGTGCTGCTGCTGGCCATCTACTCGGCGGGGCTGGCGGTGCCCTTCCTGCTGACCTCGCTGGGGGTCGACCGGTTCCTGGCATTCTACGGCCGCTTCCGGCGGCACTTGCACACGGTGGAGGTGGTCAGCGGCGTGCTGCTGATCGCCATCGGGGCGCTGATCCTGACGCGGCATTTCACCATGCTGTCGGGCTATCTCGCGTTCCTCAATCGATTCGCACTCTAA
- a CDS encoding DUF4349 domain-containing protein yields MNSEQVNTPRVQVNVKRFGPVILWTLFGLLVVMILAAIATPNLLRSRMAANQAAQFARAGGPEMMAEQEAAYASGGALATKDARYAVGGAKTIQDLRKIAKTATMDLEVADVAKAVSQAVEVARKFGGYVEQSRVSGSTGATLTLRVPAENFDDARASLAGSAKRVNSEQVNAADVTAQYVDIESQLRNAHAEEAQYLDIMRRSGTIKDTVTVAERLAEVRGRIERMQGQINLLSHQVEMATISLSIRTVATPVERALQWHPVKQARESFLDGAQALADYANTMIALALYLPVVLAWCGTIVFGSLIGWKVVRWMWKRWFVTAPAQA; encoded by the coding sequence ATGAACTCGGAGCAAGTCAATACGCCAAGAGTGCAAGTCAACGTGAAGCGATTCGGGCCGGTGATCCTGTGGACGCTATTCGGGTTGCTGGTCGTGATGATCCTGGCGGCGATCGCCACGCCAAACCTGCTGCGGTCGCGGATGGCGGCCAACCAGGCGGCGCAGTTTGCGCGAGCGGGTGGGCCGGAAATGATGGCTGAGCAAGAGGCGGCGTACGCCTCGGGGGGCGCACTGGCGACGAAAGACGCGCGCTATGCGGTGGGCGGCGCGAAAACGATCCAAGATCTGCGAAAGATCGCCAAGACGGCGACCATGGACCTGGAGGTCGCGGACGTGGCGAAGGCGGTGTCGCAAGCGGTCGAGGTGGCGCGGAAGTTCGGCGGGTACGTGGAGCAGTCGCGCGTATCCGGCTCGACGGGCGCCACGCTGACCCTGCGGGTGCCGGCGGAGAACTTCGACGACGCCCGCGCCTCGCTAGCGGGCTCCGCCAAACGGGTGAACAGCGAACAGGTCAACGCGGCGGACGTCACGGCGCAGTACGTGGACATCGAGTCGCAGCTGCGCAATGCCCACGCGGAAGAAGCGCAATACCTTGACATCATGCGCCGGTCGGGGACGATCAAGGACACGGTCACGGTCGCCGAGCGGCTGGCCGAGGTGCGCGGGCGCATCGAGCGCATGCAGGGGCAGATCAACCTGCTGTCGCACCAGGTGGAGATGGCGACCATCTCGCTGTCGATCCGGACGGTGGCCACGCCGGTCGAGCGCGCGCTGCAATGGCATCCGGTGAAGCAGGCGAGAGAGTCGTTCCTGGACGGCGCGCAGGCGCTGGCCGACTACGCCAACACGATGATCGCTCTGGCGCTGTACCTGCCGGTGGTGCTGGCCTGGTGCGGGACCATCGTGTTCGGGTCCCTGATCGGATGGAAGGTGGTGCGCTGGATGTGGAAGCGGTGGTTCGTGACGGCGCCGGCGCAGGCGTAA
- a CDS encoding DUF2393 domain-containing protein, whose translation MAELEPLQTKPEQESETAWVAIGVGIAIMAIVVGALVLLSRSKPAGTATVDPYAAKLQVSEVKMSAAENFVGGTVSYLEGKISNTGDKAVADAVLEVTFRNSLGEVVQKEAMPVRALQPHSVTGTAEMFDLHMAPLQPGKTIDFRLTFEHISNDWNHEYPQLKWVRVATK comes from the coding sequence ATGGCGGAGCTGGAACCGCTGCAAACGAAGCCGGAGCAAGAGAGCGAAACCGCGTGGGTGGCGATCGGCGTCGGGATTGCGATCATGGCCATCGTGGTGGGGGCGCTGGTGCTGTTGAGCCGCTCCAAGCCCGCGGGAACGGCAACCGTCGATCCCTACGCCGCCAAGCTCCAGGTCTCCGAGGTGAAGATGAGCGCGGCGGAGAACTTCGTCGGCGGGACCGTGAGCTATCTCGAGGGCAAGATCAGCAACACCGGCGACAAAGCGGTGGCAGATGCCGTCCTGGAAGTCACCTTCCGGAACTCGCTGGGCGAGGTGGTGCAGAAAGAGGCAATGCCGGTGCGCGCCTTGCAGCCCCACTCGGTCACGGGCACGGCGGAGATGTTCGATCTCCACATGGCGCCGCTCCAGCCGGGCAAGACCATCGATTTCCGGCTCACCTTCGAACACATCTCGAACGACTGGAACCACGAGTACCCGCAGCTAAAATGGGTGAGGGTGGCGACCAAGTAA
- the dnaN gene encoding DNA polymerase III subunit beta, with translation MEISVNKSDLLKELTATQGVVERKTTIPILSNFLFEAAGDRLSITATDLDLSLRTSCAAKVKKDGACTIPARKLYDYVKLLPDGEITIKLLENHWVQIRSGRSNTKMVGMARANFPSIAAFPAAGVIKIPVDVLRTMIAKTIFAISNEESRYTLNGALMVLKPESVTMVATDGHRLAHIENSHAKIEGVSGGEMKILIPKKAMSELKMLLDQGEAEMVEFARDESTLFFRVGGRVLTSRQLTGQFPNYEAVLPRDNNKIVTVKCEDIASAIQRVAQFADERSGAIRLRLDNNEIKISSSSTETGESEDSIETTYQAEALTIGFNSQYLLDFLKASTTGEVRLEFKDPQSAGQMRPNENGDDYKYRYIIMPMRI, from the coding sequence ATGGAGATCAGCGTCAACAAGTCCGATCTGCTCAAGGAACTGACGGCGACGCAGGGCGTGGTGGAGAGAAAGACCACGATCCCGATCCTGTCGAACTTCCTTTTCGAGGCGGCGGGGGACAGGCTCTCCATCACGGCGACGGACCTGGACCTGTCATTGCGAACGTCGTGCGCGGCGAAAGTGAAGAAGGACGGCGCGTGCACGATCCCAGCCCGCAAACTCTATGACTATGTGAAGCTGCTGCCGGACGGGGAGATCACCATCAAACTGTTGGAGAACCACTGGGTGCAGATCCGCTCGGGGCGATCCAATACGAAGATGGTGGGCATGGCGCGGGCGAATTTCCCGTCAATCGCGGCCTTTCCGGCGGCCGGGGTGATCAAGATCCCGGTGGATGTGCTGCGAACCATGATCGCGAAGACCATCTTCGCCATCTCGAACGAAGAGTCGCGGTACACGCTGAACGGGGCGCTGATGGTGCTGAAGCCGGAGTCGGTGACCATGGTGGCGACCGACGGGCACCGGCTGGCGCACATCGAGAACAGCCACGCCAAGATCGAAGGCGTGAGCGGCGGCGAGATGAAGATCCTCATCCCCAAGAAGGCGATGAGTGAGCTCAAGATGCTGCTGGATCAGGGCGAAGCGGAAATGGTGGAATTTGCGCGCGACGAGTCCACGCTGTTCTTCCGTGTGGGCGGGCGGGTGCTGACCTCGCGGCAACTGACCGGGCAGTTCCCCAACTATGAGGCGGTGCTGCCGCGGGACAACAACAAGATCGTGACCGTAAAGTGCGAGGACATCGCCTCGGCCATCCAGCGCGTGGCCCAGTTCGCAGACGAACGCTCGGGAGCCATCCGGCTACGGCTGGACAATAATGAGATCAAGATCTCGTCGTCGTCCACGGAGACAGGCGAGTCGGAAGACTCGATCGAGACCACCTACCAGGCCGAGGCGCTGACTATCGGGTTCAACTCGCAATACCTGCTCGACTTCCTGAAAGCCTCGACCACGGGCGAGGTGCGGCTGGAGTTCAAAGACCCGCAGTCGGCAGGGCAGATGCGTCCCAACGAGAACGGGGACGACTACAAGTACCGCTACATCATCATGCCGATGAGGATCTGA
- the tldD gene encoding metalloprotease TldD, whose translation MTQTQSFFQKYGVTERDLEKYLGAALSAGGDYADIYFEYLFSTSISVDESLVKSASQGISAGAGVRVISGERTGYAYTDDLSPERIVHAARTAALIASGPAKEPVVGFKRGEARNLYSVTPTVDAEMAQKLELVMRADRAARAYDPRIFQVRAGYADEIRRILVCGSDGSFAEDTQPLSRMSVFCIAKSDGNSARGSSGGGGRVNFDCFLTEKTPEHFAKEAARQAIIQLDARPAPAGEMEVVLGPGWPGILLHEAIGHGLEADFNRKKTSAFAGLIGKRVASEKCTVVDNGTMPSRRGSLNVDDEGMPTQNTVLIEKGILKGYMSDKLSARLMGIHDTGNGRRESYEHIPMPRMTNTYMLAGQDDPQDILRSVKKGVFAVNFGGGQVDITNGKFVFSASEAYMIEDGQVTAPLKNCTLIGNGPDVLTKVSMVGNDLQLDEGIGTCGKDGQSVPVGVGIPTIKVDRLTVGGTGEE comes from the coding sequence ATGACACAGACGCAATCCTTCTTTCAAAAGTACGGTGTGACGGAGCGCGACCTTGAGAAGTACCTGGGGGCGGCGCTTTCGGCCGGCGGAGATTACGCCGACATCTACTTCGAATACCTTTTCTCCACATCCATTTCGGTGGACGAGTCGCTGGTGAAATCGGCCAGCCAGGGGATCTCCGCGGGCGCAGGCGTGCGCGTCATCTCCGGGGAGCGCACGGGATACGCCTACACCGACGACCTGTCGCCGGAGCGGATCGTGCACGCGGCGCGCACCGCGGCGCTGATCGCCAGCGGGCCGGCCAAGGAGCCGGTGGTCGGCTTCAAGCGCGGCGAAGCTCGGAATCTGTACTCGGTGACGCCGACCGTGGATGCGGAGATGGCGCAGAAGCTGGAGCTGGTAATGCGCGCGGACCGCGCGGCGAGGGCCTACGATCCGCGCATCTTCCAGGTGCGGGCCGGCTACGCGGACGAGATCCGGCGCATCCTGGTCTGCGGCTCCGACGGCAGCTTCGCCGAGGACACGCAGCCACTGTCGCGCATGAGCGTGTTCTGCATCGCCAAGTCCGATGGGAATTCCGCCCGGGGCTCGTCGGGTGGCGGCGGGCGCGTCAATTTCGACTGCTTCCTGACGGAAAAGACGCCGGAGCACTTTGCGAAGGAAGCGGCCCGGCAGGCCATCATCCAGCTCGACGCGCGTCCGGCGCCGGCGGGCGAGATGGAAGTGGTGCTCGGCCCCGGTTGGCCGGGAATCCTGCTGCACGAGGCCATCGGACACGGCCTGGAAGCCGATTTCAACCGCAAGAAGACGTCGGCGTTCGCGGGGCTGATCGGGAAACGCGTGGCTAGCGAGAAGTGCACCGTGGTAGACAACGGCACCATGCCGTCGCGTCGCGGCTCGCTGAACGTGGACGACGAGGGCATGCCGACGCAAAACACGGTGCTGATCGAGAAAGGCATTCTGAAGGGCTACATGAGCGACAAGCTGTCGGCGCGGCTGATGGGCATCCACGACACGGGCAACGGGCGCCGCGAGAGCTACGAGCACATCCCCATGCCGCGCATGACCAACACCTACATGCTGGCGGGCCAGGACGATCCCCAGGACATCCTCCGCTCGGTGAAGAAGGGTGTATTCGCGGTGAACTTCGGCGGGGGCCAGGTGGACATCACCAACGGCAAGTTCGTGTTCTCGGCCTCCGAGGCCTACATGATCGAGGACGGCCAGGTCACCGCGCCGCTGAAGAATTGCACGCTGATCGGCAATGGGCCCGATGTGCTCACAAAGGTGTCCATGGTCGGGAACGATCTGCAGCTCGACGAAGGCATCGGGACGTGCGGCAAGGACGGACAATCGGTGCCGGTGGGCGTGGGCATCCCGACTATCAAGGTGGACCGGCTGACGGTGGGCGGGACGGGAGAAGAATAG
- the mscL gene encoding large-conductance mechanosensitive channel protein MscL, which yields MMKEFKEFALRGNVLDMAIGIILGVAFGRIVTSFVEDILMPPLGLLLGKVDFSNLFFSLTGRHFDTLAAAKAAGAPTINYGMFVNHVFNFVIVAFAIFLLVRQVNRLKRQPAAAPTTRECPLCLSQIPIKAVKCAHCTSEVKPAAAGA from the coding sequence ATGATGAAAGAGTTCAAGGAATTCGCGCTGCGCGGCAACGTGCTCGATATGGCCATCGGGATCATCCTCGGGGTGGCCTTCGGGCGGATCGTGACCTCGTTCGTCGAGGACATCCTGATGCCGCCGCTGGGGCTACTGCTGGGGAAGGTGGATTTCTCCAACCTGTTCTTCAGCCTGACGGGGCGGCACTTCGACACGCTGGCAGCCGCCAAGGCCGCGGGCGCGCCCACGATCAACTACGGGATGTTCGTCAACCACGTGTTCAACTTCGTGATCGTGGCGTTCGCCATCTTCCTGCTGGTGCGGCAGGTGAACCGCCTGAAGCGGCAACCGGCGGCGGCGCCGACGACGCGCGAGTGCCCGTTATGCCTGTCGCAAATCCCCATTAAGGCGGTGAAGTGCGCACACTGCACCTCAGAGGTGAAGCCGGCGGCTGCGGGCGCTTAG
- a CDS encoding TldD/PmbA family protein, which yields MGTTGLETRNSKLETDLRELAQDVVRRAMQGGATSAECVVREGSEFSTVVRLGQVETLKESGAKAMGLRVFFGQRAASTHTSDFTPQGLDTLIKGALELARITSEDPHAGLPEREQLGQIAGDLDLYYEDVYSLPGEERIAYARRAEEAAMKADARIKNSEGGSFDAATGHKVLANSLGFVGEYSRSYCSVAAVPVAQDEDGAMQRDYWYSVARSLGRLGSPEEVGRIAAERTVRRLGARKVKTAKVPIVLDQQVSRSILENIFEGVNGDSIYRQASFLAGKLGEQVAGENVTVVDDGTMRGGFGTSPFDGEGVPTQRTTVIDRGVLKSYLLNTYTAKKLGLKTTGNASRGLAGNPGIGVGNLFLQPGTKTAKQIIGEIKDGLYVTEFLGFGVNLVTGDFSRGASGLWIVNGELAYPVEEITVAGNLKDMLRNISEIGSDLEFRGSVAAPTLRLDGLTVAGE from the coding sequence ATGGGAACGACCGGACTAGAAACGAGAAACTCGAAACTCGAAACAGATCTGCGCGAGCTGGCGCAGGACGTGGTGCGGCGGGCGATGCAGGGCGGCGCGACCTCGGCCGAGTGCGTGGTGCGCGAAGGCTCGGAGTTCTCGACCGTCGTGCGGCTCGGGCAGGTGGAGACGCTGAAAGAGTCGGGCGCGAAGGCCATGGGCCTGCGCGTGTTTTTCGGACAGCGCGCGGCATCCACCCACACCAGCGATTTCACGCCGCAGGGCCTCGACACGCTCATCAAGGGCGCGCTGGAGCTGGCCAGGATCACCTCGGAAGATCCGCACGCCGGGTTGCCGGAGCGCGAGCAGTTGGGACAGATCGCAGGCGATCTCGACCTCTACTACGAAGACGTCTATTCGCTTCCGGGCGAAGAGCGGATCGCGTACGCGCGGCGGGCGGAAGAAGCGGCGATGAAGGCCGACGCGCGCATCAAGAATTCCGAGGGCGGCTCATTCGACGCGGCGACCGGACACAAGGTGCTGGCGAACTCGCTGGGGTTCGTGGGCGAGTACTCGCGGTCGTACTGCTCGGTGGCGGCGGTGCCGGTAGCGCAGGACGAGGACGGCGCGATGCAGCGCGACTACTGGTACTCGGTAGCGCGCAGCCTGGGGCGACTGGGATCGCCGGAAGAGGTCGGCCGCATCGCCGCCGAACGCACGGTGCGGCGGCTGGGCGCACGCAAGGTGAAGACGGCGAAAGTGCCCATCGTGCTCGATCAGCAGGTATCCCGGTCCATCCTGGAAAATATCTTCGAAGGCGTGAACGGCGACTCGATCTACCGGCAGGCTTCGTTCCTGGCGGGCAAGCTGGGCGAACAAGTGGCGGGCGAGAACGTCACCGTGGTCGACGACGGCACCATGCGCGGCGGCTTCGGCACCAGCCCCTTCGACGGAGAAGGTGTTCCCACCCAGCGCACCACCGTGATCGACCGCGGGGTGCTCAAGTCGTATCTGCTGAACACCTACACGGCGAAGAAGCTCGGGCTCAAGACCACCGGCAACGCATCGCGCGGCCTGGCAGGGAACCCGGGCATCGGCGTGGGGAATCTCTTTCTCCAGCCGGGGACGAAGACCGCCAAGCAGATCATCGGGGAGATCAAGGACGGGCTGTACGTGACCGAGTTTCTGGGATTCGGGGTGAACCTGGTGACCGGCGACTTCTCGCGCGGCGCAAGCGGGCTCTGGATCGTCAATGGCGAGCTGGCGTACCCAGTGGAGGAGATCACCGTCGCGGGGAACCTGAAAGACATGCTGAGGAACATCAGCGAGATCGGCAGCGACCTGGAATTCCGCGGCTCGGTAGCGGCGCCCACCCTCCGCCTGGACGGACTGACGGTCGCGGGCGAGTAA
- a CDS encoding TlpA family protein disulfide reductase, whose amino-acid sequence MKRNIFILLIVIFTVTLMLVVGRRAAQNRGDSGQLMSGRNPRGSMAPDFELKSTEGKTVRLSDYRGKAVLLNFWATWCPPCKIEMPWFVDLQKQYGTQGLQVIGVAMDDDADKESAKIGEFAHRMNLNYIVLLGNERVGDSYGGVEGLPTTFYIGRDGKIVAAVSGLVSHSEIEDNIKKALAESPAVANAGSQGR is encoded by the coding sequence TTGAAACGTAACATCTTCATTCTTCTGATCGTGATCTTCACGGTCACGCTGATGCTGGTGGTGGGGCGCCGCGCGGCGCAGAACCGTGGCGACTCCGGGCAACTGATGTCGGGCCGCAACCCGCGGGGTTCCATGGCCCCGGACTTCGAACTGAAGAGCACGGAGGGCAAGACGGTCCGGCTTTCGGATTACCGCGGCAAGGCGGTGCTGCTGAATTTCTGGGCAACCTGGTGCCCGCCGTGCAAGATCGAGATGCCGTGGTTCGTGGACCTGCAAAAACAGTACGGCACGCAGGGGTTGCAGGTGATCGGCGTGGCCATGGACGACGATGCCGACAAAGAGTCAGCCAAGATCGGCGAGTTCGCCCACCGCATGAACCTGAATTACATCGTGCTGCTGGGCAACGAGCGGGTCGGTGATTCCTACGGCGGCGTGGAGGGCTTGCCGACCACGTTCTATATCGGGCGCGACGGGAAGATCGTGGCCGCGGTGAGCGGCCTGGTGAGCCACTCCGAGATCGAAGACAACATCAAGAAGGCGCTGGCCGAGAGCCCGGCGGTGGCCAATGCCGGCAGCCAGGGGCGATGA
- a CDS encoding VOC family protein: protein MKRVTGLGGVFFKARDPEKLYAWYERHLGLKRRRKQGAVVFGWRDAKSGDVGMTLWSLFPNYTEYFEPSHAPFMLNYRVADLRALVKTLRAEGIPVAKVREYPYGRFAWIMDPEGNRIELWEPPKTKPKKRSTKRK, encoded by the coding sequence ATGAAACGTGTGACTGGTCTGGGCGGTGTTTTCTTCAAGGCGCGCGATCCGGAGAAGCTCTACGCCTGGTACGAGCGCCATCTCGGACTCAAGCGGCGCCGCAAGCAGGGCGCCGTGGTCTTCGGCTGGCGGGATGCGAAGAGCGGTGACGTCGGCATGACCCTGTGGTCCCTCTTCCCCAACTACACGGAGTACTTCGAACCCAGCCACGCGCCCTTCATGCTCAATTACCGCGTCGCCGACCTGCGCGCCCTGGTGAAGACCCTGCGCGCCGAGGGCATCCCCGTGGCCAAGGTCCGGGAGTACCCCTACGGCCGCTTCGCCTGGATCATGGACCCGGAGGGAAACCGGATCGAGCTCTGGGAGCCGCCGAAGACGAAGCCGAAGAAGAGATCCACCAAGCGCAAGTAA